GAGGTCGAACTCCCAGGTGAACAGGAGCTCCTCGCCGTCGTCGTGGACCCACTCGGTCAGGAACCGGTTCGGTCGCCGGGCGTACTGCACGACACCCTTGCGGTCGGCCTGCACCGCATGGAAGTCGAGCGACAGCAACCCGTCGTGCAGTTCGTCGGACACTGGCCCGTCGGCATCGGACTCGGGCGGGAGGTCAGCAGGTTCTGGCACCCGGCCAACCTACACTCAGTGGGTGTCCACTCCGGCCCCAGGCACGTCCGTCCCCGCCGACACGGCGGGTGAGAAGACGCGCATCCTTGCCGGCCGGTACCGCCTCGGTTCGCGGATCGGCGCCGGAGGCATGGCCACGATCCTGCGGGGCACCGACACCCAGATGGACCGTCCGGTCGCCGTCAAGGTGCTGCATCCGCACCTCGCCGACGATCCCGAGGTCCGCACCCGGTTCGCCGCAGAGGCCCGCCACGCGGCCTCGCTGAGCCACCCGCACGTGGTCGGGGTCTACGACCAGGGCGAGACCGACCTGCCGTGGATCGTCCTGGAGCTGATCGACGGACCCAGCCTCCGCGAGGTCCTGGCCACCCACGGCCCGCTGGACCCCGCACAGGTGCTTGCGGTCATCGAGCCGCTCTGCGACGCCCTGCACGCCGCCCACGGCATCGGCTTGATCCACCGGGACGTCAAGCCCGAGAACGTGCTGATCACCGCCGAGGGCAGCCCCAAGCTGGCCGACTTCGGCATCGCCCGCGTGATGGCGGCCACCAGCCACACCGCCACCGGCACCCTCGTCGGCAGCGTGCACTACCTGGCCCCCGAGCTCGTCGACGGGATCGAGGCCACCCCGGCCAGCGACCAGTACGCCCTCGCGGTCGTCGCCTACGAGCTGCTGACCGGCCGCAAGCCGCTGCCGGCCGACACCCCCATGGCCGTCGCCCTGCGGCACGCCAACGAGGACGTGCCGCCGCCCAGCCGCTACGCCCCCGAGGTCACCCCGGCCATGGACGCCGTGATCGCCCGGGCAACCTCACGTGATCCCGCCGGTCGGTTCCCCGACGTCGCGGCGATGGGCCGTGCGCTCCGCGAGGCCGTCGACAGCCCCCCGGCCGCCGTGACCCACCTCGCCGATGACGGCCAGATGCACACCCTCGTCCTGCCCAGCGAGCTGGCCGAGACCTCGGCCCTGCCGACCCGACCGGCCCGCCGCACGGCCGAGGAGGACCTCGCGGCCCGCCGTCGTCCCGCCCCGGAGCGGCCCCCACGCCGCTGGCCTCGCCGCGTCGGCATGGTGCTGATCTCCCTCGTCGTCCTCGGCCTGCTCGGCGCCGGCGGCTGGCTGCTCTACGACACCGTCCTCGTGCCCACGACGATCCTCGGCGACCTGACCGGCCGACCGCAGGCCGAGGTCGTCGCCGAGCTGCAGGCGGTCGACCTCCGCGTCGACATCGCCGAGGAGGAGCACCGCCTCGACGTGCCTGCCGGCATCGTCACCGGCCAGTCCCCCAGCGAGGGCACCGAGCTGCGTGCCGGCGAGGTCGTCCAGCTGATCCTGTCCCTCGGCCCCCGGGTCATCGACATGCCCGACGTCCAGCTGCAGCCCTTCGCCGACGTCGAGTCGCTGCTGCGCGAGACCCACGCCTTCGACCTGCAGATCGCCGAGGAACACCACGACACGGTGCCGGAGGGCGACGTCCTGGCCCAGTCACCTCCGGCTGGTTCCCCGGTGGAGGAGGGGTCGGTCGTGGCGGTGACGCTGTCGCTCGGGATCGAGCAGGTCGACGTGCCCGACATGGTCGGCGGCACCGCCGAGGACGCCACCGCCGCACTGGAGGCCGTCCGGCTGTCCCCCACGGTCACCGAGGAGTGGTCCGACGAGTACCCCGAACGCGGCACGGTGATCGCCCAGGGGGTGGCGCCGGCCGAGCGCGTGGACGCGCTGACCCAGGTCCCCCTCGTCGTATCCCGTGGACCGCTCAGCCTGCAGGTTCCCGACCTGCGCGGCATGTCGGTCCAGCAGGCCCGTGACGCCGTCGCTGGCCTCGCCGAGGTCGAGCTGGTCGAGGAGAGCAGCCCGCAGCCGACGCTGGGGCCGTTCACCTACGGCTCGGTCAACGAGGTCGAACGGCAGATCCCCGAACCGGGCACCACCATCCAGCGGGGCGACTCGATCCAGATCTTCTACTTCGTCGCCAGCTGACCCGGTCGTCAGTCGGCCGACGTCTCCACGACCACCTCGCTGATGGCGAGCTCGGGCTGTTCGCCCACGACGGCCTCGACGACCAGCCGTACCCGGTCGTCGACGACGCCGTCGGGCAGGTCGACGGCCTGCGGCCCGTCGATGTCGAGGAGG
The nucleotide sequence above comes from Euzebya pacifica. Encoded proteins:
- a CDS encoding Stk1 family PASTA domain-containing Ser/Thr kinase translates to MSTPAPGTSVPADTAGEKTRILAGRYRLGSRIGAGGMATILRGTDTQMDRPVAVKVLHPHLADDPEVRTRFAAEARHAASLSHPHVVGVYDQGETDLPWIVLELIDGPSLREVLATHGPLDPAQVLAVIEPLCDALHAAHGIGLIHRDVKPENVLITAEGSPKLADFGIARVMAATSHTATGTLVGSVHYLAPELVDGIEATPASDQYALAVVAYELLTGRKPLPADTPMAVALRHANEDVPPPSRYAPEVTPAMDAVIARATSRDPAGRFPDVAAMGRALREAVDSPPAAVTHLADDGQMHTLVLPSELAETSALPTRPARRTAEEDLAARRRPAPERPPRRWPRRVGMVLISLVVLGLLGAGGWLLYDTVLVPTTILGDLTGRPQAEVVAELQAVDLRVDIAEEEHRLDVPAGIVTGQSPSEGTELRAGEVVQLILSLGPRVIDMPDVQLQPFADVESLLRETHAFDLQIAEEHHDTVPEGDVLAQSPPAGSPVEEGSVVAVTLSLGIEQVDVPDMVGGTAEDATAALEAVRLSPTVTEEWSDEYPERGTVIAQGVAPAERVDALTQVPLVVSRGPLSLQVPDLRGMSVQQARDAVAGLAEVELVEESSPQPTLGPFTYGSVNEVERQIPEPGTTIQRGDSIQIFYFVAS